The nucleotide window ATCAGGTTGCGACAAGAATAAATCTAGTTAACTGCCACGTCTATTCTATCAGATCCTGCGTACTTTCAATTGTATGCAGAAGCCTTGCGGTCCTTTGATTTGCCTGCAGACATATGGTACTTGTAAAGATTTAAAAACTCACATCTTGGAATAGAAAGAGAGCGAACAGCTCTATATGTGTGTTGTCGGGTGTCTAGGAATGATGTTGCTGCCACAGTAGGGTCGTCTCCTGCTCTGCTCCTTTGGACTGAACCTACGGTCAATGGTGGCTTGAAGCCAGCCCATTAGGGCTGCATAGTACCCTAACCTCCACCAAAGGGCGGGGGTGTCTCAAGGCTGTTTCttggtgtggggaggactggaaagGGAGCCTGCAAGACCCGATCCTGCCCCCTCTCCCTCACAGCGCAGACTTCCATTTGCAGAGGAGTCCTCCCGAGTAATTCTGTGGCCCCTCCCCAGTGCCTGGAGATTGGAAGAAGCGGAGATTGACAGCGCCAAATTGGCtacttcttctgccctttcggagcCTCCTGGGACGTTGACTGCCCAACGTGAACCGGGGGCTGTAGATTGCAGACGAGCGgaggctttcctttccttttttttccttctccccttcccccgaTCCAAAGTCAACTCGGAAGCTAAGAACAGTGTGTGAGTCTATACATTAAGATTCAACGGTTGCTTACATTTTGTTGTTAGACCTTTCCCCCGGATGTGATATCTGCCCATCGAAAGCTTCTCTTTTTCCCTTCCTGGTCTGCGTGCATCTGTCAGTGGTTAACCATGGCTGGTGCCGGTGTGCTGGGGGAAAGTGGCGGGGGCGGTGTAGCTCCAATGGATTACTCGGTGCACGAGGCTTGGAATGAAGCCACTAATGTTTACCTGCTGGCGGTGCTGGCTAGCCTGGCCCTCTTGGTGTACGCGCGCAGGTGGGCACCCCAATAGCAATGTTTTGCATCTGTGTACTAATATAGActgttcagagtgcttcatgtgCATTACGGCGCACATAATAATTACAACACTCCTGTGAGGTAGATAGTATTGTTATCCCCATGTTGCAGGTTTGGAGGCTGAGAGAATAGTTTGCCTAAGGCCCACTGGCTGGATTTATGGCTGAAGTGAGATTTAGACTAGGGATTCAGTGGTCTCCACCTGGACTATTATCAGCATCATCCGTTTTCTTATTCGTAGTTGCAGTTTTTTCCACGTGTGGAGTCAGCATCTGATACACCAACCTTCTACTTCTCAGGAGCATCCACCCTTGTTAAGAAAGTTCCTGTTTGTATGGCAAGACTTGACATGGTGGTTGTTACTGCATCGTCACTGTATACAGTAACAGTGTTGTGCAGAGGAGTGTAAGCAAAAAAGGAAAGTCACTGCTCTGTGGAGTTTATTATCCAAGCTTATTATAAGGTTTGCATTACCATGCCTGAATGCTGATGCTTCGCAGGACTTTATGTTGTCCCACAGCATTTATATAATGCTTTTAGAGCAaatgcttcacatacattattttGCTATAGTCCTTTTACAGCCCTATAAGGTAGGTGAAATTATTATTTGCTtatcaggagggagagggagagagaggtggaACTGAGGCAGAGAGTACCTTACCTAAGGCCATTTAATGAGTTCACTGCAGAGGTGAAATTTGAATTGAGGACCTCCTGGCTTACAAGCTCAATTTCTTATCTACTATGGGACATTAGTTCTTGGTGATgaaagcatcagaaaacagacgcaggatttttttttgagaAGTAGTAATCGGTATTTGTAGTGCCAGTCAAGGAAGGAGAGCCTTCACATTCATGGCTTGGCTATAGTTGCACCTATATTGCTTACTACAAGATCCCTCCAGACACTGGTCTCCCTGCTTCTGCATGCAGTTGAAAGTTTTGATCATGTAGGGCTCCCAACTACACGGAGAAACTTACATGAATTCAGCTGGAGGTGTGTAGCATCTCACTTTAGACCTTGCACTCAATGCATGAAGATCTGTGGGTAGAACAAGTGTGAACATATGGAACCAAATTTCTGAAGGGGATTATAGTTGTACCTTACAGTAGTGATAAGACATGTTGCCTAAACAATCGAGCTTAACCTTTCCCTGGCTGCTTCTAACAAAAATCGGTATCAAGTCCAAATTCCATTGTTCTGCACAGTGGGCCCCCATTCATTGGTGGCTAAATTTTCCACTTAGAGGAGACATTTGTTATATGTCACTTTATTATTTACATGTTACTTGTCCTTTCGGATttcagaaataaaagaaagatcatGAGGATTTTTACACTACCTCCAAATGTAGAAGTACCATCTGAGCCAAACTTTTATGATAGTGTGAAAAAAATTCGTCTACGACAGCAGTTGGAGATGTACTCTATTGGTAGGTATATGTTTGTTCTCTTGGTTATCTTAAAAGTCTGGGCAAGATACATATTCAGTTTTTTTATTGCAGTTATTActgaatgtacagtagggccccgctttatggcgttccgctttaaggcgttctgctgatgcggtgCCTTTCATTTTCAAATTTTAAGGTTTTCCCCTCTGTTTTGAGCCGTTTTCGCATAATTTTCGTGCGAcgtggcccattaaagtcaatgggattccgctttatggcgttttccgctttacggcgggggtccagaacggaacccgccgtataagcggggccctactgtatgtcaaAAGGAGATTCAAATTAGAATCTTGATAATGGCAGTGTCTaaagttaaggtgttggagtacgacctgggaggccagggttcaaatccccacacagccatgaagctcactgggtgacccttggccagtcactgcctctcagcctcagaagaaggcaatggtaaactccctctgcataccgcttaccatgaaaactctattcatagggttgccataagtcgggatctacttgaaggcagtacatttacatttccaTAGATCAAAAGTCACTTTAGGCACATAAGGTGTATTAATGcatgtataacttggtttgcccataaaattatcatgtttggtatattCCAAATGTTTTTAAGCTTAAGAGAGTATAGCTGTCTTCCTGCATTTATACAGCGATGCAGGAGGAATGTCAATATACGGAAGACAGCACAATGCGTCAGTTATGTGACAGATCCCATTAGATGTTCCAGAGTTTGCTGTTGGTTAACTGAGCTGGTGAATCTTGACACCTAACTTTGCTTGGATTAGCACTAGGCTCTGAGTTTGTTCCTACATCTCATACCCATCAGGAAAACTGCTCTAATAGTGCTCACAGCTTATCTTTCACATATTGTTTCTGTTCCTACTCTACTATTCATGAGAATGGAGTAGTGTTCTTTTGATCCTGATGTCCTGGGAAATGAATGTTCAGCCAACATCCGCTGGATGTTAGATCAGGAACAGATGGGAtgcacaagtgggacctgcaactaaGTGTTGCAGTCTGCTGTTCAGAGTTCCAGCTGGCCATGCTGTCTTCCAGGATACTTCCCCCACCTTCATGTTTTCCATTGGTTTCCTTCCAACAGATGCTCAGTGTTCTGTAGTAGCTTCtttgggcttttttggggggagggggtgattGTTTTGTCCcctaattttaaaaagtttttttgtacttctgcaaactctaagcctgctgatacctttcagttatgtgtggatggtgccattttggttacATAAATATTGGCACTTGGATAATTAGTTTGCTGTTGGTATAGGATTACAGCATGCATCCCTTGAAAGAGTGAGCTGGGTGCTCTCCAGAGGAGGTTCTCCATTCAGTATGATGAAAATAAAAGGAACATCTGCCAGACTGAAGTGCAAGAGGGTTTGTTCTAGGTCAAAAAAACGAAATGGGAAGTTGCCAGTGCCTAAGTTTCCCTGTGATAGAGAGCTGTGAGAGGTACTTTTGGCCTTTTGGTCAAATTGCCCATTTTTACTCTAGGCATGCAAAGACAGTTTACAGAATCTAGGTTGCAGGATTGTGATGGGCTTCTCTTTATGTAAGTGGTTTTTTTCTTACTAGCAGTTTCCATTACATTTCTCACGTCTCCCTTCAAGCAAATACACTAAAAATAATGCATGTATCCAATGTATAGCACTAGTTTCAAGCTTGGATAGCAGCCTGTGG belongs to Rhineura floridana isolate rRhiFlo1 chromosome 11, rRhiFlo1.hap2, whole genome shotgun sequence and includes:
- the SMIM19 gene encoding small integral membrane protein 19, with protein sequence MAGAGVLGESGGGGVAPMDYSVHEAWNEATNVYLLAVLASLALLVYARRNKRKIMRIFTLPPNVEVPSEPNFYDSVKKIRLRQQLEMYSIARKYDHQQQPQKQTDSVQLLVE